One Leptospira semungkisensis DNA segment encodes these proteins:
- a CDS encoding Pr6Pr family membrane protein — translation METKTININASTARLFFGLNAASCLFGIVLELWWSYHHESLLPPNAGFTRTFGPGWDSFFNQFVFFTTQSNIILGITTLLLALQIKRNSEWFHIWRLVGLIDITITAIVFNFVLATGPSRGGIAELASTFEHMINPILAIVGWFVFGPSGSVTIRRMIIAAMIPILYAGFTLIRGAIMQWYPYNILDVTNLGYSGVSIYIVAIFILFLIIAFVLFLFDRWLGSKWIRH, via the coding sequence ATGGAAACAAAAACTATTAATATCAACGCTAGTACAGCTCGCTTGTTCTTCGGTTTAAACGCTGCGTCTTGTTTATTTGGGATCGTGTTGGAACTTTGGTGGTCGTATCACCACGAGTCTCTTCTGCCTCCGAATGCCGGCTTTACGCGCACTTTCGGTCCGGGTTGGGATAGCTTCTTTAACCAATTTGTTTTTTTTACTACTCAATCCAATATTATCCTAGGGATTACGACGCTTCTTCTTGCTTTGCAAATAAAGAGAAATTCGGAGTGGTTCCATATTTGGAGATTGGTTGGACTGATTGATATTACGATTACTGCAATTGTATTTAACTTTGTATTGGCGACCGGACCGAGTAGGGGAGGCATCGCCGAGCTAGCGAGTACATTCGAGCATATGATCAATCCAATACTTGCGATCGTCGGGTGGTTTGTTTTCGGTCCTTCCGGATCAGTTACTATCCGAAGAATGATCATCGCCGCTATGATCCCTATTCTTTATGCAGGATTTACTTTAATACGCGGGGCGATCATGCAATGGTATCCCTATAATATTCTTGATGTTACGAATCTAGGTTATTCGGGAGTATCGATCTATATCGTTGCGATTTTTATCCTATTCCTTATAATTGCATTCGTCCTCTTTCTATTTGATCGATGGCTTGGATCAAAATGGATCCGGCATTGA
- a CDS encoding DUF4345 domain-containing protein, which translates to MQSNPSMSVSTRIVQICLFLFAAIAIFGGTLQMYLGEPTTSPRLDNVHRFMAGIYLSTGLICFWAAYTVRMQKTLVYLIAIAVLLAATGRLISISIVGLPEPAGLWIGYLVPELLVPPILIIFQLRRRD; encoded by the coding sequence ATGCAATCGAATCCAAGTATGTCCGTTAGCACTCGTATTGTGCAGATCTGTTTGTTCCTATTTGCGGCTATCGCTATCTTCGGTGGAACATTACAAATGTATTTAGGCGAACCAACAACGAGTCCTCGTTTGGATAACGTACATCGGTTTATGGCAGGAATTTACTTGTCCACAGGTCTGATCTGCTTTTGGGCTGCTTATACAGTAAGGATGCAAAAAACATTAGTGTATCTGATCGCGATTGCGGTTCTCTTAGCTGCGACGGGAAGGTTGATTTCTATTTCAATCGTTGGCCTTCCTGAGCCTGCGGGACTTTGGATCGGTTATCTTGTACCAGAGCTATTGGTTCCTCCTATCTTGATTATTTTTCAGCTTAGAAGAAGGGACTAG
- a CDS encoding DUF4256 domain-containing protein — translation MSKAKSIHKELSSKEQEDLLKILKARFKKNKERHKGLDWAKVEIRLAAAPEKLWSLNEMEASGGEPDVVALDKKTGQFIFYDCSEETPKGRRSLCYDREALEERKEHKPKNSAIDLAAAMGIELLTEEQYRELQKLGEFDLKTSSWVQTPSTIRKLGGALFCDRRYDTVFLYHNGASSYYAVRGFRGLLKA, via the coding sequence ATGAGCAAAGCTAAATCGATTCATAAAGAATTATCTTCAAAAGAGCAAGAAGATCTTCTCAAAATATTAAAAGCTCGTTTTAAGAAGAATAAGGAACGTCATAAAGGTCTGGACTGGGCCAAAGTGGAGATAAGGTTGGCTGCTGCTCCAGAAAAACTCTGGTCTCTGAATGAAATGGAAGCTAGCGGCGGTGAGCCGGATGTGGTTGCACTCGATAAGAAGACTGGCCAATTTATTTTCTATGATTGCTCAGAAGAAACTCCTAAAGGTCGCCGAAGCCTTTGCTATGACCGCGAAGCATTGGAGGAAAGAAAAGAGCATAAGCCTAAAAATAGCGCGATTGATCTGGCAGCTGCAATGGGAATTGAGCTATTGACTGAAGAGCAATATCGAGAGTTGCAGAAGCTTGGAGAATTTGATCTGAAGACCTCGAGTTGGGTGCAAACGCCTTCTACTATCAGAAAACTTGGTGGTGCTCTTTTCTGCGATCGTAGATATGATACTGTTTTTCTGTATCATAATGGAGCTTCTTCTTATTATGCAGTTAGAGGATTTCGCGGTCTACTTAAGGCTTGA
- a CDS encoding SRPBCC family protein, with translation MDSNKITVQSTILADVKKVWEYYTNPAHIISWNFASDDWQCPWAKNDMKPGGKYSARMEAKDGSFGFEFEAIYDSVIHQKAFAYTMLDGRKAEVQFENKGNGTLVTVSFDPEKMNPAEMQRGGWQAILDNFKKYTEAN, from the coding sequence ATGGACTCAAACAAAATCACTGTTCAATCTACTATCTTAGCAGACGTCAAGAAAGTCTGGGAATACTATACGAATCCAGCACATATCATCAGCTGGAACTTTGCCTCGGATGATTGGCAATGCCCTTGGGCCAAAAACGATATGAAGCCTGGCGGCAAGTATAGTGCAAGAATGGAAGCGAAAGATGGGAGCTTCGGTTTTGAATTCGAAGCTATTTATGACTCAGTCATCCATCAAAAAGCTTTTGCGTATACGATGCTGGACGGACGAAAGGCTGAGGTCCAATTTGAAAACAAAGGAAATGGAACTCTTGTAACTGTAAGCTTCGATCCAGAGAAGATGAATCCGGCCGAAATGCAGAGAGGCGGTTGGCAGGCAATTCTAGATAACTTTAAAAAGTACACTGAGGCAAATTAA
- a CDS encoding DUF6547 family protein, whose amino-acid sequence MAVKTQKYRNIIDSLVKMCKTGQGKIGSNRVKSGIWNNYATPDAEDFSDEYHINQFLARLSESDRLILAKMLENEVVVGVFETLKVLEEFEIDQFDSGYEGSPYHDFIGRLSDDWEWPEK is encoded by the coding sequence ATGGCAGTTAAAACCCAAAAATATCGAAACATCATCGATTCTCTTGTGAAGATGTGTAAAACTGGGCAAGGAAAAATCGGATCAAATCGTGTTAAGTCCGGTATTTGGAATAACTATGCAACGCCTGATGCAGAAGATTTCTCTGATGAATATCATATAAATCAATTTCTCGCGCGATTGTCCGAAAGCGATCGATTGATTCTTGCAAAAATGTTGGAAAATGAAGTGGTCGTTGGCGTTTTTGAAACACTTAAAGTTCTTGAAGAATTTGAAATAGATCAATTTGACTCTGGATATGAAGGATCTCCATATCATGATTTCATTGGTCGCCTTTCGGATGATTGGGAATGGCCAGAAAAATAA
- a CDS encoding alpha/beta fold hydrolase, with product MDLKEKSNVLEFDLEIDGASIRISKFEQENKDLPVLIFLHDSLGCISLWKNFPNQLAETANCNSIVYDRVGYGKSSPFPPKKRDNSYLEKEADILHRIIQELNIEKAILFGHSDGGSIALIAASKYPEQIIGVITEGAHVFVEEITLDGIREAVIAYNTTKLKQALEKYHSDKAEAVFQAWANTWLSNEFRNWNIESFLPSIRCPVLVLQGENDEYGSEDQVSSIAGKVSGASTKKIIPSAKHSPHKETPDIVIKEASEFIRTLRGLRNESAL from the coding sequence GTGGACCTGAAAGAAAAAAGTAATGTGTTGGAGTTTGATTTGGAAATAGACGGAGCTTCTATTCGGATTTCGAAATTCGAACAGGAGAATAAGGATCTTCCGGTTCTAATTTTTCTGCATGACTCCTTAGGATGTATATCTTTGTGGAAAAATTTCCCAAACCAACTGGCGGAGACTGCAAATTGTAATTCTATTGTGTATGATAGAGTGGGTTACGGGAAATCCAGTCCCTTCCCGCCGAAAAAAAGAGACAATTCCTATTTAGAGAAGGAAGCGGACATCTTACATAGAATTATCCAAGAATTGAATATTGAAAAAGCAATTCTCTTCGGACATAGTGATGGCGGCTCTATTGCACTGATCGCTGCCTCAAAATATCCGGAACAAATTATCGGAGTGATCACAGAAGGTGCTCACGTCTTTGTAGAAGAGATTACTTTAGATGGGATTAGAGAAGCCGTGATTGCTTATAATACAACTAAATTGAAGCAAGCATTGGAGAAATATCACTCGGATAAAGCAGAAGCTGTCTTTCAGGCCTGGGCGAATACTTGGCTTTCTAATGAATTCAGAAATTGGAATATTGAAAGTTTTCTTCCGTCTATTCGTTGTCCTGTCTTAGTTCTCCAAGGAGAAAATGATGAGTACGGAAGTGAAGATCAAGTGAGCTCAATTGCAGGCAAAGTATCAGGCGCTTCTACAAAGAAGATTATTCCTTCTGCGAAGCATTCCCCTCATAAAGAAACTCCTGATATTGTGATTAAAGAAGCGAGCGAGTTTATCCGAACATTGCGCGGATTGCGAAATGAATCCGCGCTTTAA
- a CDS encoding ArsR/SmtB family transcription factor gives MVELKKSEQQLDRVFAALADSSRRQMLARLRKRALTISELAEPFSMSFAGVAKHIDVLTAAGLVRKMKDPADGRSYKLELQNRTLTEASAWLTYHQEFWTNKLERLESFIEEQDHGTHRDPKSRKKN, from the coding sequence ATGGTTGAATTAAAGAAAAGCGAACAACAACTGGATCGAGTTTTCGCAGCACTTGCGGATAGCTCGAGAAGGCAGATGCTTGCGCGCTTGAGAAAGCGTGCACTTACAATCTCGGAACTGGCAGAGCCCTTCTCCATGTCTTTTGCAGGAGTAGCAAAGCATATAGATGTGCTAACGGCGGCGGGATTAGTGAGAAAAATGAAGGATCCGGCGGATGGGCGTAGTTATAAACTCGAACTGCAAAATCGAACACTCACAGAAGCTTCCGCTTGGCTTACCTACCATCAAGAATTCTGGACCAACAAACTCGAGAGACTCGAATCTTTTATAGAGGAGCAAGATCATGGTACCCACAGAGATCCTAAAAGTAGAAAAAAGAATTAA
- a CDS encoding dihydrofolate reductase family protein — MRKIIFGINISADGYCGHTDMVADDELHKYFTDLLRSASLMLYGRITYELMVPFWPDVARDRSMSETSNEFADIFTSIDKVLFSTSLEHTTDASTRLVRANMIEEVTQLKQQSGGDILVGSLSIASQLSEHRLIDEYRFVVHPVIAGKGPRLFDAVKLQNTLRLDFLGSRSFQSGSMALHYKMRLDN; from the coding sequence ATGAGAAAAATCATTTTTGGAATTAACATTAGCGCGGATGGGTATTGCGGCCATACAGATATGGTTGCTGATGATGAATTGCATAAATACTTTACTGATCTTCTGCGCTCTGCAAGTCTTATGCTATATGGTCGGATCACTTATGAGCTTATGGTTCCTTTTTGGCCGGATGTTGCAAGAGACCGATCTATGTCAGAGACATCAAACGAGTTTGCCGATATATTTACCTCTATCGATAAGGTCTTATTCTCAACTTCATTGGAACATACAACGGACGCTAGTACTCGCCTTGTCCGTGCAAATATGATCGAAGAAGTGACTCAATTGAAGCAACAATCTGGGGGAGACATTCTTGTAGGCAGTCTTAGTATTGCGTCTCAGCTTTCTGAGCATCGTTTGATTGACGAGTATCGTTTTGTAGTCCATCCTGTGATTGCGGGCAAGGGTCCACGATTATTTGATGCTGTGAAATTGCAGAACACACTTAGGCTAGACTTTCTTGGTTCGAGATCCTTTCAATCTGGCTCCATGGCTCTTCATTATAAAATGCGTTTAGATAACTAA
- a CDS encoding SRPBCC family protein produces MNGIYHKIGIRAGFPEVVKALSTQAGLAGWWTKEVTGNFPNGISSAGESIRFHFGKGSFDMKVQELSPQRVLWECAIGPEEWVGSHIDFKLTQGTAPDGGAMTIVFFRHQDWKTENELTAHCSMKWAVFLLSLRSFVETGKGQPAPDDLKIDDWN; encoded by the coding sequence ATGAATGGAATATATCACAAAATTGGAATACGTGCTGGCTTTCCTGAAGTCGTTAAGGCTTTATCGACTCAAGCAGGATTAGCAGGTTGGTGGACAAAAGAAGTAACAGGTAATTTTCCGAACGGAATCTCATCTGCAGGCGAATCTATCCGTTTTCACTTTGGAAAAGGAAGCTTCGATATGAAAGTACAAGAACTTTCCCCACAAAGAGTTCTTTGGGAATGTGCAATTGGACCGGAAGAATGGGTCGGCTCCCATATAGATTTTAAACTAACCCAAGGCACAGCCCCGGACGGAGGAGCAATGACTATCGTGTTCTTTCGGCACCAAGATTGGAAAACCGAGAATGAATTAACTGCTCATTGCAGCATGAAATGGGCAGTATTTCTACTCAGCCTAAGATCGTTTGTCGAAACCGGAAAAGGCCAACCCGCTCCGGACGATCTCAAGATTGATGATTGGAACTAA
- a CDS encoding alpha/beta fold hydrolase, with translation MYVSNRSQSLFVFLSFLFFSIILSQCKTSENSTQNTDPTSKTISSLEKVEIGETGQWLLMRGADIHKPVLLILHGGPGAASIGFARHFYKDLEKDFVVVNWDQRGSGKSFSFFLPDLTPDMYVSDTHEVINFLKKRFGVHKVFLMGHSWGGYIGALYASRYPENLFAYIGIGPVIRGEESAKISYEYVLEQAKKDPKLESQAKDLSLDSYLQDRRYWLNSFGIGLFHGEHSKDESAFLRGLMSDSPDYSLLDMITYLPGIWKSSSRIRPYFFQMDLFQQAPEIRTPVYFFTGRHDYYNPLEILERYTKALKAPKKNITIFETCAHAPHFELPKEFSEKMTAKLLSEK, from the coding sequence ATGTACGTATCGAATCGCTCGCAAAGTTTATTCGTTTTTCTATCCTTCCTCTTCTTTTCAATCATTCTCTCCCAATGTAAGACCTCCGAAAATTCTACCCAGAATACGGATCCGACGTCGAAGACTATATCTTCTTTAGAAAAAGTTGAAATAGGTGAAACCGGCCAATGGCTTTTAATGAGAGGTGCGGATATTCACAAACCTGTACTCCTCATTTTGCACGGTGGTCCCGGCGCTGCTTCGATCGGATTTGCTCGCCATTTCTATAAGGATTTGGAAAAGGATTTTGTAGTAGTGAACTGGGACCAAAGAGGTTCCGGAAAATCCTTCTCCTTTTTTCTGCCAGATCTGACTCCGGATATGTATGTATCGGACACTCACGAAGTAATAAACTTTCTAAAGAAGAGATTCGGTGTTCATAAAGTTTTTCTAATGGGGCATTCTTGGGGAGGCTATATTGGTGCTTTGTATGCGAGTCGTTATCCCGAGAATCTGTTTGCGTACATTGGGATCGGTCCAGTAATTCGAGGAGAAGAAAGCGCAAAGATCTCTTATGAATACGTTTTGGAACAAGCTAAGAAGGATCCAAAATTAGAGTCCCAGGCCAAGGATCTTAGCTTAGATTCTTATCTTCAGGATCGTCGGTATTGGTTGAATTCTTTCGGGATCGGATTATTTCACGGGGAACATAGTAAGGACGAATCTGCCTTTCTAAGAGGATTAATGTCCGATTCTCCCGATTATTCTTTGCTAGATATGATTACGTATTTGCCTGGGATTTGGAAATCGTCCTCTAGGATCCGACCATATTTCTTTCAAATGGATTTATTCCAGCAAGCGCCTGAAATCCGGACTCCAGTTTATTTTTTTACAGGTCGTCACGATTACTATAATCCACTCGAGATTTTAGAGCGATATACGAAAGCCCTGAAAGCGCCTAAAAAGAATATTACGATTTTTGAAACCTGCGCACATGCGCCTCATTTCGAGTTGCCCAAGGAATTCTCGGAAAAGATGACTGCTAAATTGCTTTCCGAAAAATAA
- a CDS encoding dihydrofolate reductase family protein — protein MRKLIMWNVITLDGYFEGEKSWDLSFHELIWGNDLEELSLTQLRSADMLVFGATTYKGMADYWTNAEGGDEGEVAKFMNGLPKLACSSTLKTAEWKNTTIVKDAIAEIPKLKQQGNGDMFVFGSGNLSDSLMKAELFDEIRLCIAPVFLGKGKLLFNQGIPYKKLKLLESRPFATGGIIVRYAPDDK, from the coding sequence ATGAGAAAACTAATCATGTGGAATGTGATCACTCTAGACGGATATTTTGAGGGCGAGAAAAGCTGGGACTTGAGTTTTCACGAACTTATCTGGGGCAACGATCTGGAGGAATTGAGCCTTACTCAATTAAGGTCAGCCGATATGCTTGTGTTTGGTGCAACGACATACAAAGGCATGGCGGACTACTGGACAAACGCGGAAGGTGGAGACGAAGGAGAAGTTGCCAAATTCATGAATGGGCTTCCAAAGCTTGCGTGTTCATCCACTCTCAAAACTGCTGAATGGAAAAATACTACAATAGTAAAAGATGCAATCGCCGAAATCCCTAAATTAAAACAGCAAGGAAACGGGGATATGTTTGTATTCGGTAGTGGTAATCTTTCTGATTCTTTAATGAAAGCGGAGTTATTTGATGAGATCCGTCTATGCATTGCACCTGTATTTTTAGGGAAGGGGAAACTTTTGTTCAATCAGGGGATTCCTTATAAAAAACTCAAATTGCTTGAATCCCGTCCTTTTGCTACAGGTGGCATTATTGTTCGGTATGCTCCTGATGATAAGTGA
- a CDS encoding SRPBCC family protein: MVPTEILKVEKRINAEPARLFQAWLKPEAISQWFLSEADVGIESVNVDPRPGGKFKINMLLNGKILPHEGEYHIIEEPTKLVFTWRSDATGGKETLVTVTFTELMDAETENSTSAKRKPQTLVTLIHENLVGTESIEKHRFGWTSILEGLSKWGS, encoded by the coding sequence ATGGTACCCACAGAGATCCTAAAAGTAGAAAAAAGAATTAACGCAGAGCCTGCGAGATTATTCCAAGCCTGGTTAAAACCGGAGGCGATCTCGCAATGGTTCTTGTCCGAAGCGGACGTCGGCATCGAATCGGTTAACGTTGATCCACGTCCTGGTGGTAAGTTTAAGATTAATATGCTCTTAAACGGCAAAATCCTTCCTCACGAAGGTGAATATCATATCATCGAAGAACCGACAAAGCTTGTCTTTACTTGGAGATCGGATGCGACAGGAGGAAAAGAAACGTTAGTCACTGTTACCTTTACGGAGCTAATGGATGCAGAAACCGAAAATTCTACTTCTGCAAAACGAAAACCTCAAACTCTAGTCACATTAATCCATGAGAACTTAGTAGGTACTGAATCGATTGAAAAACATCGTTTTGGTTGGACAAGCATTCTCGAAGGTCTCTCCAAGTGGGGAAGCTAA
- a CDS encoding VOC family protein, with amino-acid sequence MAKNKVLRMHNVGIVVESLDEAISFFSELGLQLEGRAMIEGEWAGRVTGLNSQQVEIAMMVTPDGHSRLEISRFLNPTTVADHRNAPVNSLGYLRVMFTVENLDELLVRLSKHGAQLVGEVVQYENVYRLCYIRGPEGILIGLAEELGNE; translated from the coding sequence ATGGCAAAAAACAAAGTATTAAGAATGCATAATGTCGGCATCGTTGTGGAATCTCTCGACGAGGCCATCTCGTTTTTCTCCGAGCTGGGCCTACAGCTTGAAGGGCGAGCCATGATCGAAGGAGAATGGGCAGGGCGAGTAACTGGATTAAATTCTCAGCAAGTCGAGATTGCTATGATGGTAACGCCCGATGGCCATAGCCGGCTCGAGATCTCCCGATTTCTCAACCCGACTACGGTTGCCGATCACAGGAATGCTCCCGTGAACTCTCTTGGTTATTTGCGAGTCATGTTTACTGTAGAGAATCTGGATGAGCTTCTTGTCAGACTAAGCAAGCACGGTGCGCAGCTAGTTGGTGAAGTGGTGCAGTACGAAAATGTATATCGACTTTGTTACATACGCGGACCCGAGGGAATTCTCATTGGATTGGCAGAAGAACTTGGCAACGAATAA
- a CDS encoding dihydrofolate reductase family protein: MRKVIVLEFLTLDGVIQAGGGPEEDTSGGFTYGGWQVPYSDETVGTVMNKQMNLPFDLLLGRKTFEIWAPYWPKHADFWPSVMTATKYVASNTMTSHEWQRSVFLNGNIVEKITKLKQEEGPDLHVYGSANLVQTLMKHDLVDEFWLKIYPITLGSGKRLFVEGTIPAAFKVTESQVSPSGVIIANYKRAGDVQTGSY; encoded by the coding sequence ATGAGAAAAGTCATTGTACTCGAATTTCTCACCCTCGACGGCGTAATCCAAGCAGGAGGTGGCCCAGAAGAAGATACAAGTGGTGGCTTCACCTACGGAGGTTGGCAGGTCCCTTATTCAGACGAGACTGTGGGAACAGTTATGAATAAGCAGATGAATCTACCGTTCGATCTCTTATTAGGACGTAAGACGTTTGAAATTTGGGCACCGTATTGGCCAAAGCATGCAGACTTCTGGCCGAGCGTCATGACGGCAACTAAGTACGTTGCCTCGAATACAATGACTTCTCATGAATGGCAACGCTCCGTATTTTTAAACGGAAACATTGTAGAGAAAATTACCAAACTCAAACAAGAAGAGGGTCCCGATCTGCATGTTTACGGAAGTGCGAACCTCGTTCAGACACTAATGAAACATGATTTGGTTGATGAATTCTGGCTAAAAATTTATCCGATCACATTAGGCAGCGGGAAACGATTATTTGTAGAAGGGACAATCCCTGCAGCATTCAAAGTAACGGAAAGTCAGGTCTCTCCAAGCGGAGTTATTATCGCGAACTACAAACGCGCAGGTGATGTTCAGACAGGAAGTTATTGA
- a CDS encoding TetR/AcrR family transcriptional regulator, with product MSGKEDILAITADLFYVNGYNNTGLAEILDKCNLAKTSLYHHFGSKAGLGLAYLEMMKEDLFNRISLWTSKRKSLSEYLSKWVWYIKKSIKEEKFHGCPFASFAYQLSTADVEIFSPKMEEISQDWIKQLSNYVIDLQEKGKIRKDANAKDIALDMLSTYQGYVTLWKLTRNIKHIEMMDRKFKEIARNVETIA from the coding sequence ATGTCCGGAAAAGAAGACATTCTGGCAATAACTGCAGATCTATTCTACGTGAATGGATACAATAATACTGGACTCGCGGAGATACTCGATAAATGCAATCTTGCAAAGACGAGTTTGTACCATCATTTCGGATCCAAAGCCGGCCTTGGTCTGGCTTATCTAGAAATGATGAAAGAAGATCTATTCAATAGAATTTCATTATGGACTAGCAAGAGAAAATCGCTAAGCGAGTATCTGAGCAAATGGGTATGGTATATTAAGAAGAGTATAAAAGAAGAAAAATTTCACGGCTGCCCTTTCGCGAGCTTTGCATATCAGCTTTCTACCGCCGACGTAGAAATTTTTTCTCCAAAGATGGAGGAAATAAGCCAGGATTGGATAAAACAATTATCCAACTATGTGATTGACCTCCAAGAAAAAGGAAAGATTCGCAAAGATGCAAATGCGAAAGACATCGCATTAGATATGCTCAGTACTTACCAAGGATATGTAACTCTTTGGAAACTCACTCGAAATATAAAACATATAGAGATGATGGACCGCAAATTCAAAGAGATAGCAAGAAATGTAGAAACGATCGCATGA